In the genome of Candidatus Parvarchaeota archaeon, one region contains:
- a CDS encoding glycosyltransferase family 2 protein, whose protein sequence is MAIQQLQYAEYAIAFVTIFTFVFLIVAYLNNRGRMKEALGKPKRLPEVTVLVPAYNEEEYLAGTLKSLLALDYPKSKLKIVVINDGSTDGTGNVAAGFARFGVGIISKKNSGKADSLNVGLGKVRTELVATMDADSYVAPDALAKIVGHFEDRRVGAVASCVLAKSSGNFLGEIQRLEYMFTIFTRRILDFLNCVTVTPGPFSVFRTRALKKIGGYDPKSLVEDQEVALNMQQHGWKIRTAPEAMVYSETPKTFQELMGQRVRWQRGGLYNALKYRFLIGLKWGDLGVVIMPNTLLGYLFLTIVPIIVLISIMTSSIYASYLGWEGVRLSIGPLHIMAALMLLAGFAWLYYGMNEFYENERLSFPTVAVFIIAYPILLFIFWLFAAYMEVTKQAKSW, encoded by the coding sequence ATGGCAATTCAGCAGCTGCAGTATGCGGAATATGCAATAGCCTTTGTGACTATTTTCACCTTTGTCTTTCTAATTGTCGCATATTTAAACAACAGGGGCAGGATGAAAGAAGCTCTTGGGAAGCCAAAAAGGCTGCCAGAAGTCACGGTTCTTGTCCCAGCATACAACGAAGAGGAGTATCTTGCTGGAACTCTCAAGTCTTTGCTTGCCCTTGACTACCCAAAAAGCAAGCTGAAGATAGTTGTAATCAACGATGGCTCGACAGACGGAACAGGCAATGTTGCGGCAGGATTTGCAAGATTTGGGGTCGGAATCATCAGCAAGAAGAACAGCGGGAAGGCTGACAGCCTCAATGTTGGGCTTGGTAAAGTCAGGACAGAACTTGTGGCTACGATGGATGCCGACTCGTATGTTGCCCCTGATGCGCTTGCCAAAATTGTCGGGCACTTTGAGGACAGGCGAGTCGGGGCAGTAGCCTCCTGCGTCCTTGCAAAAAGCTCAGGCAACTTCCTTGGCGAGATTCAAAGGCTGGAATACATGTTCACGATTTTCACAAGAAGGATACTCGATTTTCTCAACTGCGTGACAGTCACGCCTGGGCCGTTTTCGGTTTTCAGGACAAGGGCCTTGAAAAAAATAGGCGGGTATGACCCAAAAAGCCTTGTTGAGGACCAGGAAGTAGCGCTTAACATGCAGCAGCATGGCTGGAAAATCAGGACTGCCCCGGAAGCAATGGTCTATTCTGAAACGCCAAAAACCTTTCAGGAACTTATGGGCCAGCGGGTCAGGTGGCAGAGGGGAGGGCTTTACAATGCCCTGAAATACAGGTTCCTTATCGGCCTTAAATGGGGCGACTTGGGCGTTGTGATAATGCCAAACACGCTTCTTGGCTACCTGTTTTTGACAATAGTGCCAATAATAGTCCTAATCAGCATCATGACAAGCTCGATTTACGCAAGCTACCTTGGATGGGAGGGGGTGAGGCTGAGCATCGGCCCGCTCCACATAATGGCAGCACTCATGCTGCTTGCAGGCTTTGCATGGCTGTATTATGGAATGAACGAGTTCTACGAAAATGAGAGGCTGTCGTTTCCAACCGTGGCAGTTTTTATCATCGCCTATCCGATACTCCTTTTCATCTTCTGGTTATTTGCCGCATATATGGAGGTAACAAAGCAGGCTAAAAGCTGGTAG